Proteins encoded in a region of the Saccharothrix ecbatanensis genome:
- a CDS encoding WXG100 family type VII secretion target — protein sequence MTGADAPTTGPSTADAFTVDPEQLRAHARTLAGRADLLSESGTRLPDSLGEQSLGSFAGFLTAGLGGAMATTLDAFGHAASTLDKVSSGLRQAADQYERTDDDSATGLTGIEATMGEGFRW from the coding sequence ATGACCGGCGCAGACGCTCCCACCACAGGCCCTTCTACCGCGGACGCCTTCACCGTCGACCCCGAGCAGCTGCGCGCGCACGCTCGCACGTTGGCCGGCCGCGCCGACCTGCTCAGCGAGTCCGGCACCCGGCTGCCGGACTCGCTCGGCGAGCAGTCGCTGGGCTCGTTCGCCGGCTTCCTCACCGCCGGTCTGGGCGGCGCGATGGCCACCACGCTCGACGCGTTCGGCCACGCCGCCTCCACATTGGACAAGGTCAGCAGCGGCTTGAGGCAGGCAGCCGACCAGTACGAGCGGACCGACGACGACAGCGCCACCGGGTTGACCGGCATCGAGGCGACCATGGGGGAGGGCTTCCGGTGGTGA
- a CDS encoding YbaB/EbfC family nucleoid-associated protein, which produces MDSAQWLADYRERLERAAHGARAASASLREVGASATSPRGEVTVTVNAGGVLDQVTLTPAARKLEVDALAVLIVATAREAQRLAGARMTEVMAGYLGEGEALERITEHQPAEVTR; this is translated from the coding sequence TTCAGCACAGTGGCTGGCGGACTACCGGGAACGGCTCGAACGGGCGGCGCACGGCGCCCGTGCGGCGAGTGCGAGCCTGCGTGAGGTGGGAGCGAGCGCGACATCGCCGCGAGGTGAGGTCACCGTGACGGTGAACGCCGGGGGAGTGCTCGACCAGGTCACGTTGACGCCGGCGGCCCGAAAGCTGGAGGTGGACGCGCTCGCCGTGCTCATCGTCGCCACCGCCCGTGAGGCACAACGGCTGGCGGGCGCGCGGATGACCGAGGTGATGGCCGGCTACCTCGGTGAGGGCGAGGCGCTGGAACGGATCACCGAGCACCAGCCCGCGGAGGTCACGCGATGA